Below is a window of Deltaproteobacteria bacterium DNA.
TTCGTCATGGACGGCAAAAAACTCGTCGGGCTGTTGCGATTTTCCGATGTATACAAGGAAATCCAAAGAAGGATCAAAGAGGTTTGTCGCCTCTAGGCGGCATTCCGGTTGTGGGTCTTCATTCGTCAATAAAACACAAAAAATGTGAAATAAGGAGACATCCATGAGTGCTCAAGACGTGCGTGAAACATCCCCAGACGAGCTTCTCGTGCATGAGGAAGAACCCCAAGGCCCGACCCAGTCCGGCAAGAGCATAATCATCAAATTGCTGATTGCCCTGGGCCTGTTTCTTTTGATCTACTTCCTGCCCAGGCCAGAAAATCTTACTGTGGAAGGAAAGAATCTGGCGGCCATTCTCATACCCATCGTGTTCTTGTGGATTTCCGAGGCCATCCCCATCGGGGTTACGGCCCTTCTGGCCACGGCCCTTATGATCATTTTCAAGGTCACGAAGTCATCGGCGGCCTGGGCTCCCTACGCCAACCAGACGGTCATGTTCGTTCTGATGATCATCATGTT
It encodes the following:
- a CDS encoding sodium/sulfate symporter, producing MSAQDVRETSPDELLVHEEEPQGPTQSGKSIIIKLLIALGLFLLIYFLPRPENLTVEGKNLAAILIPIVFLWISEAIPIGVTALLATALMIIFKVTKSSAAWAPYANQTVMFVLMIIM